DNA from Serinibacter salmoneus:
GCGTAGGCGGTAGTTGTCGCGGTTGCGGTAGCCGCGGGCGAGGCGGCGTGCGAGCTCGACGATCCCGTTCACGGCTTCGGTGCCGCCGTTGTTCGCGCGGCCGGTGGTGAAGTAGGCCAGGAACGCCTCGCGCCATTTGCGTAGCGTGCGGCCCAGGCGCGCGATCTCCGGGATCGGGCAGGTGTGGAACGTGGCCAGGATCTTCTCGGCCAGTGCCCGGCCGTGGGTGGTGTCCCTGGCCTGGTAGGCGGCTCGGAGGTCCTGGGCGCAGCGCCAGGCGATGTAGACGGCTTCGTGGGCGGGGTCGGCCTCGATCGCGGCCGCGAGGCGGTTCAGCTGCTTGTCGGTGAGGTTCTCTGCCCCGGCTCGCAGCAGGCGCTGGATGCCGTAGAGCGGGTCGCCCTTGCGGCCTCGATGCCCGGTGGTGTCTTGCTGGACCCTTCGTCGGACTTCGTCCACGGCCTGGGTGCCGAGCTTCACGACGTGGAAGGCGTCCAGGACCGCGACGGCGTCGGCGAGCTCGTCATCGATCGCGCTCTTGTAGCCCCCGAACGGATCCAGTGCCGCGATCTGGATCCCGGACCGGAAGACCTCTCCGCGCCCGGTGAGCCAGTCGGCGTAGGCCTTCTTCGACCGTCCTGGCACCAGGTCCAGCAGTCGGGCGTGGAGGCGGCCCTTCTCGTCGCGGGTCAGGTCGACCATCCCGGTCAGCTCCTTGGGTCCCTTCCTACGGGGGTCGCCGTGGTGCCAGATGTGTTCATCGACCCCGAGCGAGGTGACCCCGGCGAACCGGGACTCATCAGCGTCCAGCCGCTCCAGTTCGGGTCTGATCGCGCGCCAGGCCGTCTTCCACGCGATCCCGAGCTGGCGTCCCAGCCCGCTGATCGTGGCGTGCTCACGCCGTAGCTGATCGATCGCCCACCCGATCGCGCGAGTCGTGACCGATCCCCGCGCCGCGACCAGGCCCGGGACCTGCTCGCTGAACATTCCGCGCGGGCACCCCGGATCAGGGCAGCGCCACAATCGTTGCCGCCAGAGCAGTTCCACACGTGCCCCGGCGTGGGGAACATCGTGGAGGCGCCGCATCCGACGGCCGCGGCTCGCAGCCACGACACCGCAGTCGGGACAGCCCATCAGACGCCACGGCGTCGAGACCGTCACCGCGAGCAGGTCCGCCTCGCGCTCCACCGCCTCGACCTGCACGCCCGGCAAGCCGAGCAGCACGTCACAGCGCGAGCATGGATCCGTGGTCGCGGGTGCCGCAGGGCACCCCGTAGCGTTGGTCAACGTCGAGGTCTCCGGAACGAACAGTTGCTTGGTCGCTACTGATCATCGGGGACCTCGACCCCTACCCCCGGACTACCGCGCCGACACCCTTACTCCCCACCGGATGTCCGAAGAGCCAATAATCGGCTGTACTTCACGGTCACGAACAACCCGGACGGCCGCGCCCTGGGACAGCGCGCCACCGCCACGGACTTCGACGCGAACCGCGACATGATCACCGGCGCCACGAAGGAGGCCGTGCTGATCCGCGACCTGACCGCGGTGATCCAACCGACCAACTACCTGGACATCCACGGCTACACCAACGTGCTGCAGGTCGAGCCCTGCGGCCCCCCGCACGGGGAGAACTACGAGTACGACCTGTTCCTGCCCACCGCCTACGACATGGCGTTGGAGATCGAGCAGAACGTGGTCGCCGCGGACATCGAGGGCAACACCTACCTCGACCGCGAGACCGGCCGCGTCACCACCGAGAACACCGGGTACATCAAGATCCCCTACCGCGACATCCGCTCCGGGTGGGACGACTGGCCGCCGATCTTCACCCCGCAGTACGTGGCCTACCAGGGCGCGATCACCAACACGGTGGAACTGCCGCTGGGCCGCACCGGCGACCAGGAGGAGAGCGAGCGCCGCCTGGACGTGAACAAGCAGGTGGCGCGGATCGTGATCGAGACCGCGGTGGAGCAGGTGAACACCACCGGCGACCTGCTGCTGGAGAACCAGATCGAGATCTTCCGCCGCGGCGCCGCCGGCGAGCCGCTGGTGGAGATGCCCGCGGACGTGGACCCGACCACGATCCCCGGACCGGACGAGTGGGCCGATATCTGGGACGCCTCCGATGTCTCGGGCGCCGAGTTCCCCCGGGCGTACGTGATCCCGATGGGCGGCACGCAGCGCTCCGAGACCGATGCGGTGACCCTGGTCGATCAGCTCCTGGCCAACGGCGTGGAGGTGGACCGCGCCACCACCGAGATCACCATCGGTGGCACCACCTACCCGGCCGGGAGTTTCGTGGTGGACATGCACCAGCCGCTGCGCGGCATGGCGAATGTGCTGCTCGACGAGGGCAGCGACATCTCCGATGTCGTGCCCTCGATGTACGACATCTCGGCCTGGAGCCTCGCGCTGCTGTGGGGTGCCACGGTGGACAGTGTGGGTGACACCACGGACGGTCCGCTGCCCGCGGGTCTCGAGCAGATCACCGAGACCGCGCCCACGGGGTCGGTGCCGGAGCAGGGCTGGTACCTGGAGCTGGAGATGCGCGGCACCGCGGAGTACCAGGCACTGACCGCGCTGCTGCAGGCCGGGATCCCGGTCTCGCTCTTCGAGGACGGTGATGTGATCCTCGGCCCCGACGCGGAGTCGCACGCCGCCGCGGTGGCCGTGGCCGAGGCGTACGGGGTGAGCTTCCTGGCCTCCGACGGTTCGCGTCTGACCGCGGAGGAGTCCGTCGGGCTGGATGAGGCCGTGGTCGCCTACACCGGGGACGCGGGGGATGTGACGTCGCTGGCGCGGCTCGGGATCACCGAGCCGCTGGCGCTGAGCAACGACGCCCTGGTCTCCGGTGAGCTCGACCTCGACGAGGTCGATGTCCTCTGGATCGGCTCGAACCCGCGGATCTCCGACGAGGCCGCCGTCGCGGCGATGGCCGAGTGGATCGCGGCCGGGGGCGACGTGGTCGGTGACGGCACCGCCGCCGCGGACTTCGTGGCCGAGTACGGCATCGCCGAGGTCACCGCGACCAGCGGCACCCGCAGTTCCAACGGGATCGCCCGGGTGAGCGACGCCGATGGCGGGCTGCTGGCCACCTACCCGCAGGAGCACGCCTTCGGGTACTCCTTCAGCTGGTTCTCCGACCTGCCCGAGGGCGTCGAGGTGGAGCAGACCTACGCCGTGGAGGACACCTTCGTGGCCGGGCACTGGCGGGCCGCGGAAGGCACCTCGCCGGCGGATGCCGCCGGGCAGGCCTCGATCGTCTCGACCGAGACCGAGGCGGGTAGCCGCGCGGTGCTGTTCGGCACGACCCCGACCTTCCGGGCCCACCCGGTGGGTGCCCTCAGCCAGATCGGCCGCGCGCTGTACTGGGCGGCCGATGCCGAGGGTGAGGGTGTCATCGACCCCGCTGACATCGTGGATGAGAACCCGCTGACCGCGATGGTCGACGGCGAGGCCTCCGAGGGCGAGACCCTCACCGCCGTGGTGGCGCAGGACTGGGAGATCACGGCCTACCAGTGGCTGCGCGACGGCGAGGCGATCGAGGGTGCGACCGGGGCGACCTACGTGGTGACGCCGCAGGACGGCGGGGCGATGCTCGCGGTGCAGGTCACCGGGTCCAAGCCGCTGTACACCGACGTGACGGTGGTCTCCGAGGCCGTGGGCCCGGTGCCCGTGGTCGAGCCGACGCCCGACCCCACCGGTAGCCCGACCACTGACCCGACCACGGACCCGACGACCGACCCCACCACGGACCCCACCACGGACCCGACGGGTGACGCGACGACCGACCCGACCGATGGGTCGAGCTCGGGTGGTTCGGGCGGTGGCCTGGCGAGCACCGGCGTCGGCGTCGCCGGCCTGGCCGGTGCGGCGCTGCTGATCGTGGTCGGCGGAACGGTGATGGCCGTGCGCCGCAAGAACGCGGGGGAGTCGGCCGAGTAGGGCGCGACCCCGCGTGGTCGCACCGCGTGTAGTCCACGTGTAGTCCGCACGTAGTCCATACCGAGCAGCGAGGGCGTGGGACCGGCCGGTCCCACGCCCTCGTTCGTGCCTCAGCGACCCGCCAGGGCCTCCTCGAACGCCGCCAGCACCCGTGGGCTGAAGAGCACGAAGGTCACCTCCGCGACCTGGGTCCGTGCCGCCCGCACGGCGGCGACGGCGATCCGCCCCGCCTCGTGTGCGTCCCACCCGTACACCCCGGCACCCACCGCGGGGAACGCCACGGTGCGTGCCCCGAGGTCGTCGGCCACCCGCAGGGAACTGGTGAAGCAGGAGGCGAGCAGCGCGGGATCGGTCTCACCCGCGTGCCGGTTGGGCCCGACCGTGTGGATCACCCACCGCGCGCGCAGATTGCCCGCCTGCGTGGCCACCGCCTGCCCGACACCGAGCCCGTCGGGGTACTCCCGCTCTCGCAGCGCGCGGCACTGCGCGAGCAACTCGGGGCCGGCGGCGGCATGGATCGCGCCGTCCACCCCGCCGCCACCGAGCAGGGTCGAGTTCGCCGCATTGACGAGCGCGTCGCCGCTGAAGGTGGTGATGTCGCCCAACTGTGCCCGGATCCGCATGCGGCGAGGGTAGCGACTACCCCTGGCGTGCTGCCTCCAGGGCGGCGAGGTCGAGTTTGCGCATACCCATCAGCGCGGCATTCACCCGGGCATCGGCCTCGGCGTCACCGGTGAACACGGGTGCGGCCGGCTCGATCTGCCAGGAGACGCCGTACCGGTCCTTCAACCAGCCGCACACTCCCTCCTGGCCACCCTCCGCCGTCAGGGTGTCCCAGTAGTAGTCGACCTCGGCCTGGTCCTGGCACGCGATCTGGAACGAGATGGCCTCGCTGAAGGTGAACTCCTTCCCGGCG
Protein-coding regions in this window:
- a CDS encoding ISL3 family transposase, which gives rise to MTNATGCPAAPATTDPCSRCDVLLGLPGVQVEAVEREADLLAVTVSTPWRLMGCPDCGVVAASRGRRMRRLHDVPHAGARVELLWRQRLWRCPDPGCPRGMFSEQVPGLVAARGSVTTRAIGWAIDQLRREHATISGLGRQLGIAWKTAWRAIRPELERLDADESRFAGVTSLGVDEHIWHHGDPRRKGPKELTGMVDLTRDEKGRLHARLLDLVPGRSKKAYADWLTGRGEVFRSGIQIAALDPFGGYKSAIDDELADAVAVLDAFHVVKLGTQAVDEVRRRVQQDTTGHRGRKGDPLYGIQRLLRAGAENLTDKQLNRLAAAIEADPAHEAVYIAWRCAQDLRAAYQARDTTHGRALAEKILATFHTCPIPEIARLGRTLRKWREAFLAYFTTGRANNGGTEAVNGIVELARRLARGYRNRDNYRLRMLLAAGGLTP
- a CDS encoding peptidase M14, whose translation is MITGATKEAVLIRDLTAVIQPTNYLDIHGYTNVLQVEPCGPPHGENYEYDLFLPTAYDMALEIEQNVVAADIEGNTYLDRETGRVTTENTGYIKIPYRDIRSGWDDWPPIFTPQYVAYQGAITNTVELPLGRTGDQEESERRLDVNKQVARIVIETAVEQVNTTGDLLLENQIEIFRRGAAGEPLVEMPADVDPTTIPGPDEWADIWDASDVSGAEFPRAYVIPMGGTQRSETDAVTLVDQLLANGVEVDRATTEITIGGTTYPAGSFVVDMHQPLRGMANVLLDEGSDISDVVPSMYDISAWSLALLWGATVDSVGDTTDGPLPAGLEQITETAPTGSVPEQGWYLELEMRGTAEYQALTALLQAGIPVSLFEDGDVILGPDAESHAAAVAVAEAYGVSFLASDGSRLTAEESVGLDEAVVAYTGDAGDVTSLARLGITEPLALSNDALVSGELDLDEVDVLWIGSNPRISDEAAVAAMAEWIAAGGDVVGDGTAAADFVAEYGIAEVTATSGTRSSNGIARVSDADGGLLATYPQEHAFGYSFSWFSDLPEGVEVEQTYAVEDTFVAGHWRAAEGTSPADAAGQASIVSTETEAGSRAVLFGTTPTFRAHPVGALSQIGRALYWAADAEGEGVIDPADIVDENPLTAMVDGEASEGETLTAVVAQDWEITAYQWLRDGEAIEGATGATYVVTPQDGGAMLAVQVTGSKPLYTDVTVVSEAVGPVPVVEPTPDPTGSPTTDPTTDPTTDPTTDPTTDPTGDATTDPTDGSSSGGSGGGLASTGVGVAGLAGAALLIVVGGTVMAVRRKNAGESAE
- a CDS encoding O-acetyl-ADP-ribose deacetylase translates to MRIRAQLGDITTFSGDALVNAANSTLLGGGGVDGAIHAAAGPELLAQCRALREREYPDGLGVGQAVATQAGNLRARWVIHTVGPNRHAGETDPALLASCFTSSLRVADDLGARTVAFPAVGAGVYGWDAHEAGRIAVAAVRAARTQVAEVTFVLFSPRVLAAFEEALAGR
- a CDS encoding VOC family protein — translated: MPTLTPCLWFDGVAEEAAEYYVTVFPRSHIDAISHYPQGAPYPAGTVLTVDFTLDGQRFVALNAGKEFTFSEAISFQIACQDQAEVDYYWDTLTAEGGQEGVCGWLKDRYGVSWQIEPAAPVFTGDAEADARVNAALMGMRKLDLAALEAARQG